Proteins found in one Methylophilaceae bacterium genomic segment:
- the carA gene encoding glutamine-hydrolyzing carbamoyl-phosphate synthase small subunit translates to MSQTRPVKKTQAILVLADGTVFRGTSIGASGHTVGEVVFNTSMTGYQEILTDPSYTEQIVTLTYPHIGNTGVNSEDVESGQVCASGLVIRDLPLLASNFRSEQTLSAYLTANNIVAIADIDTRKLTRILREKGAQAGCILVGDDNEKALSLATAFPGLAGMDLAKVVSCQSAYEFQDGEWVLGEGFVSPKNKPFHVVAFDYGVKRNILRMLVSRGCKVTVLPAQATADDALSYQPDGIFLSNGPGDPEPCDYAIKTIGDLLNAQLPMFGICLGHQLLALASGAKTMKMKFGHHGANHPVQDVESKRVYITSQNHGFAVDKSSLPAHVKVTHISLFDGSLQGIALTDKPAFSFQGHPEASPGPTEMSYLFDRFISMMQERKAS, encoded by the coding sequence TTGTCGCAGACACGCCCTGTAAAAAAGACACAAGCGATACTGGTGTTGGCAGATGGAACAGTGTTTCGAGGCACTTCAATTGGCGCTTCAGGACATACCGTTGGCGAGGTGGTTTTTAATACCTCAATGACAGGTTATCAAGAAATTCTTACCGATCCTTCCTATACTGAGCAAATTGTCACCCTGACTTATCCCCATATCGGCAATACGGGTGTGAATAGTGAAGATGTAGAATCGGGTCAAGTATGTGCATCTGGGCTAGTGATTCGCGATCTGCCCTTATTAGCAAGTAATTTTAGAAGTGAGCAAACGCTTTCAGCCTATTTAACAGCAAACAATATTGTTGCGATTGCTGATATTGATACGCGTAAGTTGACGCGTATATTGAGAGAGAAGGGTGCGCAAGCGGGCTGTATTTTGGTTGGCGATGATAATGAAAAGGCACTTTCGTTAGCAACAGCATTCCCAGGTTTGGCTGGTATGGATTTGGCGAAAGTAGTGAGCTGTCAATCCGCTTATGAGTTTCAAGATGGCGAGTGGGTGCTTGGTGAGGGCTTTGTTTCACCCAAAAATAAACCTTTTCATGTGGTGGCGTTTGATTATGGGGTTAAGCGAAATATTTTGCGTATGCTCGTTTCACGCGGCTGTAAAGTGACTGTTTTGCCTGCACAAGCAACAGCTGATGATGCATTAAGTTATCAACCGGATGGTATCTTTTTGTCTAATGGCCCTGGAGACCCTGAGCCGTGTGATTATGCGATTAAAACAATTGGTGACTTGCTGAATGCACAGTTACCAATGTTTGGTATTTGTCTGGGGCATCAATTGTTGGCTTTGGCTAGCGGCGCAAAAACAATGAAAATGAAATTTGGACATCATGGCGCTAATCACCCAGTGCAGGATGTAGAGAGTAAACGCGTCTATATTACTAGTCAAAATCACGGCTTTGCGGTGGATAAGAGCAGCTTGCCTGCTCATGTAAAAGTGACACATATCTCTTTATTTGATGGCAGTTTGCAAGGCATTGCACTGACAGACAAGCCAGCTTTTAGTTTTCAGGGACACCCTGAGGCAAGTCCTGGACCAACAGAAATGTCTTATTTGTTTGACCGCTTCATTAGCATGATGCAAGAAAGGAAGGCTAGCTAA
- the carB gene encoding carbamoyl-phosphate synthase large subunit translates to MAKRTDIKSILIIGAGPIVIGQACEFDYSGAQACKALREEGYRVILVNSNPATIMTDPEMADATYIEPITWQVVEKIIEKEKPDALLPTMGGQTALNCALDLDKHGVLKKHQVELIGASKEAIDKAEDRQKFKEAMTKIGLGSAKSAIAHSMEEALQVQANIGYPAIIRPSFTMGGSGGGIAYNREEFVEICERGLEASPTNELLIEESMLGWKEYEMEVVRDSADNCIIICSIENLDPMGVHTGDSITVAPAQTLTDKEYQIMRNASLAVLREIGVDTGGSNVQFAINPDDGRMIVIEMNPRVSRSSALASKATGFPIAKVAAKLAVGYTLDELKNDITGGQTPASFEPSIDYVVTKIPRFAFEKFPQADSRLTTQMKSVGEVMAIGGHFQESFQKALRGLEVGVDGLDSLTTDIDLIAKELGEPRSERIWYVGDAFRAGMSAEAVYNISKIDPWFLAQIEDLIKQEKALHGKHIADLDRDALYQLKRAGFSDKRLATLLDTDQHAVRAYRQALNVRPVYKRVDTCAAEFATNTAYMYSSYAEECESNPSDKKKIMVLGGGPNRIGQGIEFDYCCVHAAFAMREDGYETIMVNCNPETVSTDYDTSDRLYFEPVTLEDVLEIVHLEKPEGVIVQYGGQTPLKLARALEKAGVPIIGTSPDAIDRAEDRERFQKMLSELGLKQPPNRTARAPEEALRLAAEIGYPLVVRPSYVLGGRAMEIVQEQSQLERYMREAVKVSNDSPVLLDRFLNDALEIDVDAICDGENVVIGGIMQHVEQAGVHSGDSACSLPPYSLSKALQDELRVQTVMMAKALGVKGLMNVQFAIQGTTVYVLEVNPRASRTVPFVSKACGLQLAKIAARCMVGQSLQSQGITKEIIPPYFSVKEAVFPFIKFPGVDTILGPEMKSTGEVMGVGATFAEAFVKSQLGASIKLPQAGKAFISVRNEDHQNVVDIAKDLQQLGFELLATKGTARALMQNGLSVKAVNKVAEGRPHVVDMIKNNEVDFIVNVTEDKKAVADSYEIRHSALQNKVTYYTTLAGAKAACIGMAYMQELQVESIQDLHKKLV, encoded by the coding sequence ATGGCTAAGCGTACAGATATAAAATCAATTTTAATTATTGGTGCAGGTCCAATTGTGATTGGGCAGGCATGTGAGTTTGATTATTCAGGCGCGCAAGCATGTAAGGCGCTTCGCGAAGAAGGCTACCGCGTTATTTTAGTCAACTCTAATCCAGCCACCATCATGACCGACCCTGAAATGGCTGATGCTACTTACATTGAGCCAATTACATGGCAAGTGGTTGAGAAGATTATTGAAAAAGAAAAACCAGATGCCTTGTTGCCAACGATGGGTGGGCAAACAGCACTTAACTGTGCATTAGATTTAGATAAGCACGGTGTACTAAAGAAACACCAGGTGGAATTAATTGGCGCATCTAAAGAGGCCATTGATAAGGCAGAGGATCGGCAAAAGTTTAAAGAGGCTATGACCAAAATTGGGTTGGGTTCAGCCAAGTCAGCGATTGCGCACAGTATGGAAGAAGCGCTGCAAGTGCAAGCCAATATTGGCTATCCCGCTATTATTCGTCCTTCTTTTACAATGGGCGGTAGCGGTGGTGGTATTGCGTATAACCGTGAAGAATTTGTTGAGATTTGTGAGCGTGGTTTAGAGGCATCGCCAACCAATGAATTACTGATTGAAGAGTCGATGCTCGGCTGGAAAGAGTACGAGATGGAGGTGGTGCGTGATTCAGCAGACAATTGCATTATTATTTGCTCCATTGAAAACTTGGATCCAATGGGGGTGCACACTGGCGATTCGATTACGGTTGCGCCTGCGCAAACCTTGACTGATAAAGAATATCAAATCATGCGTAATGCCTCACTAGCAGTTTTACGTGAAATTGGTGTCGATACCGGTGGCTCTAATGTGCAGTTTGCGATTAATCCAGATGATGGGCGAATGATCGTGATTGAGATGAATCCGCGAGTATCGCGCTCATCGGCGTTGGCTTCCAAAGCTACGGGTTTCCCGATTGCCAAAGTTGCAGCTAAGTTGGCTGTTGGTTATACATTGGACGAACTGAAGAATGACATCACAGGCGGTCAAACGCCTGCTTCTTTCGAGCCTTCCATTGATTACGTTGTTACCAAGATTCCGCGCTTTGCTTTTGAGAAATTCCCTCAAGCCGATAGCCGTTTAACAACGCAAATGAAATCTGTGGGAGAGGTAATGGCAATTGGCGGTCATTTCCAAGAATCCTTCCAAAAAGCGTTGCGAGGTCTTGAAGTAGGTGTTGATGGATTAGATTCATTGACAACTGATATCGATTTAATTGCCAAAGAGCTGGGTGAGCCACGATCAGAGCGTATTTGGTATGTGGGCGATGCGTTTAGAGCAGGCATGAGTGCAGAAGCCGTTTATAATATTTCCAAAATTGATCCTTGGTTCTTGGCGCAAATAGAAGATTTAATTAAACAAGAAAAAGCACTCCATGGTAAACACATTGCTGATTTAGACAGAGATGCCTTGTATCAACTCAAAAGGGCGGGTTTTTCAGATAAACGCTTAGCCACATTGTTAGATACTGATCAACACGCAGTTCGCGCTTATCGACAAGCGCTAAATGTGCGACCAGTTTATAAAAGGGTTGATACCTGCGCGGCTGAGTTTGCCACCAATACCGCTTATATGTACTCAAGTTACGCAGAAGAGTGTGAATCAAACCCGAGCGATAAGAAGAAAATCATGGTGCTTGGCGGAGGGCCCAACCGTATTGGTCAAGGTATTGAGTTTGATTATTGCTGTGTGCACGCCGCTTTTGCAATGCGAGAAGATGGCTACGAAACGATTATGGTGAACTGTAACCCTGAAACCGTTTCAACCGATTATGATACTTCTGATCGATTGTACTTTGAGCCAGTCACATTGGAAGACGTGCTGGAGATTGTTCACCTAGAAAAACCAGAGGGCGTGATTGTTCAGTACGGTGGCCAAACACCGTTAAAACTGGCGCGCGCTTTAGAAAAAGCAGGCGTGCCAATTATTGGTACAAGCCCTGATGCGATTGACCGTGCAGAAGACCGCGAACGATTCCAAAAAATGTTAAGCGAGCTTGGTCTGAAACAACCGCCTAATCGTACGGCACGCGCACCAGAAGAGGCGCTTCGTCTAGCAGCTGAAATTGGTTATCCTTTGGTTGTGCGTCCAAGTTATGTGCTTGGTGGCCGTGCAATGGAAATTGTCCAGGAGCAAAGTCAGTTAGAACGCTATATGCGTGAAGCAGTAAAAGTCTCTAATGACTCACCGGTTTTACTTGATCGATTTCTTAATGACGCATTGGAAATTGATGTTGATGCCATTTGCGATGGTGAGAATGTTGTTATCGGCGGCATTATGCAACATGTTGAACAAGCGGGTGTTCACTCTGGTGATTCTGCATGCTCGTTACCACCTTACAGTTTGAGTAAAGCATTACAAGATGAGTTGCGTGTGCAAACGGTGATGATGGCAAAAGCATTGGGTGTGAAAGGGTTGATGAATGTGCAGTTTGCGATTCAAGGTACGACGGTTTATGTGTTAGAAGTGAATCCACGTGCCTCACGTACCGTCCCGTTTGTTTCTAAGGCTTGTGGTTTGCAGTTGGCAAAAATTGCAGCCCGTTGTATGGTGGGACAAAGTTTGCAGTCACAAGGGATTACCAAAGAGATAATACCGCCTTATTTTTCAGTTAAAGAAGCGGTATTTCCATTCATTAAATTTCCAGGTGTAGATACCATTTTGGGTCCTGAAATGAAATCGACTGGCGAGGTAATGGGTGTTGGGGCTACTTTTGCAGAAGCATTTGTTAAATCTCAATTGGGCGCATCAATAAAATTACCGCAAGCAGGTAAAGCGTTTATTAGTGTTCGTAATGAAGATCATCAAAATGTTGTTGATATTGCAAAGGATTTACAGCAGTTAGGTTTTGAATTGCTTGCAACAAAGGGGACGGCTAGAGCCTTGATGCAAAATGGATTGTCGGTCAAAGCAGTTAATAAAGTTGCAGAGGGTCGTCCGCATGTGGTGGATATGATTAAGAACAATGAAGTTGATTTTATTGTCAACGTGACAGAAGATAAAAAAGCTGTGGCAGATTCATACGAAATCCGACATAGTGCTTTGCAAAATAAAGTCACGTATTACACTACATTGGCAGGCGCAAAAGCTGCCTGTATTGGTATGGCGTATATGCAAGAGTTGCAAGTAGAGTCTATTCAAGACTTGCACAAAAAGCTTGTGTAA
- the greA gene encoding transcription elongation factor GreA yields MAVNQIPVTLRGAGLLKEELQRLRSEDRPNVIQAIAEARAQGDLSENAEYEAAKEKQSFIEGRIAELESKLSNMQVIDPSTLNAEGRVVFGATVRFEDLDTNDVKIYQIVGEDEADIKSGKISIASPIARALIGKHEGDIAEVSAPGGIKEYEVIEVSYV; encoded by the coding sequence ATGGCAGTGAATCAAATTCCAGTAACGCTACGTGGTGCAGGCTTGCTTAAAGAAGAGTTGCAACGGTTAAGGTCTGAAGATAGACCCAATGTTATTCAAGCAATTGCAGAAGCCAGAGCGCAAGGTGACTTGTCTGAAAATGCGGAGTATGAAGCTGCTAAAGAAAAGCAAAGTTTTATTGAGGGGCGTATTGCAGAATTAGAAAGTAAACTTTCTAATATGCAGGTTATTGATCCTTCTACATTAAATGCTGAAGGCCGTGTTGTTTTTGGCGCAACAGTGCGATTTGAAGACTTGGATACAAATGATGTCAAAATCTACCAAATCGTTGGTGAAGATGAAGCGGATATAAAGTCAGGAAAAATATCAATTGCTTCCCCTATTGCGCGCGCATTAATTGGCAAGCATGAAGGCGATATTGCAGAAGTCTCTGCGCCTGGCGGTATTAAAGAATACGAAGTGATTGAAGTGTCGTACGTCTAA
- a CDS encoding DUF4149 domain-containing protein: MLRQFTALLITFWVGGLWVTGVIASILFDAIDDRQLAGNVAGQLFEMVSYIGIASGLLLLAQRFIAFGVQSLTQRYVWIIMSMVLLILVGYFGVQSHLAQLKENAYPIDVMQSVYAGQFAAWHGVSGVIYLIECLLGAMLVILAWRE, translated from the coding sequence ATGTTACGTCAATTCACAGCACTGCTGATTACTTTTTGGGTTGGCGGTCTATGGGTAACGGGGGTAATTGCCAGTATTTTGTTTGATGCGATTGATGACAGACAGTTAGCGGGCAATGTTGCAGGTCAATTATTTGAGATGGTAAGTTATATAGGAATAGCCAGCGGATTGCTTTTGCTTGCTCAACGTTTTATTGCGTTTGGCGTCCAAAGCCTTACACAACGTTACGTATGGATTATCATGAGCATGGTCCTACTTATATTAGTCGGCTATTTTGGTGTTCAGTCACACCTTGCTCAATTAAAAGAAAATGCTTACCCGATTGATGTCATGCAAAGCGTTTATGCCGGACAGTTTGCCGCATGGCACGGTGTTTCTGGGGTTATTTACCTGATTGAGTGCTTGCTAGGTGCGATGCTTGTAATACTTGCTTGGCGTGAGTAA
- the yhbY gene encoding ribosome assembly RNA-binding protein YhbY, giving the protein MKLNPKQISHLRGLAHTLSPVVMIGNQGLTDNIIKEVDINLNAHELIKIKVAGDDREARKTMYQSICETTNAIPVHHIGKQLVIYRASDSIKEKNKIHIPKL; this is encoded by the coding sequence ATGAAATTAAATCCAAAACAAATCAGTCATTTGCGTGGTTTAGCCCATACTCTCAGCCCTGTTGTAATGATTGGCAACCAAGGCTTAACAGACAATATTATTAAAGAAGTTGATATCAACCTTAATGCGCATGAATTGATTAAAATAAAAGTCGCTGGCGATGATCGTGAAGCACGCAAAACCATGTACCAGTCAATTTGTGAAACCACAAATGCCATTCCTGTACATCATATCGGTAAGCAACTGGTCATTTATCGTGCTAGTGACAGCATTAAAGAGAAAAACAAAATTCATATTCCCAAACTATAG
- a CDS encoding RlmE family RNA methyltransferase produces the protein MKLSSRSKAWMQEHLNDEYVKRAQKEGYRARAAYKLIEIDDKDKLIKPGMTVVDLGSAPGSWCQVVKQRLKGQGRIIGLDLLDMHPIAGVEFIQGDFREANILSQLEEKLDKKPVDLVIADMAPNISGVKEADQAGAVYLTELALEFSQQWLKPHGNFLVKVFIGVGFEDIIKRMRLEFDKVVTRKPKASRGRSNETYLLGLGRK, from the coding sequence ATGAAGCTCAGCAGCCGTAGTAAAGCATGGATGCAAGAGCATTTGAACGATGAATATGTCAAACGCGCACAAAAAGAAGGTTATCGCGCTCGCGCAGCTTATAAATTAATTGAGATTGATGACAAAGACAAATTAATAAAGCCCGGCATGACGGTTGTCGATTTGGGTTCTGCTCCAGGCAGTTGGTGTCAAGTTGTCAAACAACGACTGAAAGGTCAAGGACGTATTATTGGACTAGATTTATTGGACATGCACCCTATTGCAGGTGTAGAGTTTATTCAAGGTGATTTTCGTGAAGCCAATATCTTAAGCCAATTAGAAGAAAAGCTAGATAAAAAGCCTGTTGATCTTGTAATTGCTGATATGGCGCCCAATATCAGTGGAGTGAAAGAGGCAGATCAAGCAGGCGCTGTTTACTTAACTGAGCTTGCATTGGAATTTAGTCAACAATGGTTGAAACCTCACGGCAATTTCTTAGTCAAAGTATTTATCGGGGTCGGATTTGAAGATATTATTAAACGTATGCGTCTAGAGTTTGATAAAGTAGTCACAAGAAAGCCCAAAGCCTCAAGAGGGCGAAGTAATGAAACTTATTTGCTTGGATTAGGACGTAAGTAA
- the ftsH gene encoding ATP-dependent zinc metalloprotease FtsH, translated as MNNIAKNIAIWIAVALILMTVFQQFGSPNKAGSQIVYSQFMENVKKGQVQKVQIDGRVIHGTTRDNTPFSTYAPNDLWMVSDLLKYNVEVEAKAEEKRSVLLEILMSWFPMILLIGVWIFFMRQMQGGGKGGGPFSFGKSKARQLDESNNQTTFADVAGCDEAKEEVTELVEFLRDPSKFQKLGGRIPRGVLMVGPPGTGKTLLARAIAGEAKVPFFTISGSDFVEMFVGVGASRVRDMFETAKKNSPCIIFIDEIDAVGRSRGSGTGGGNDEREQTLNQLLVEMDGFEASSGVIVIAATNRADVLDKALLRPGRFDRQVMVGLPDIKGREQILLVHMRKVPIDPDVKADILARGTPGMSGADLANLVNEAALFAARRNKRTVDMQDFEDAKDKIFMGPERKSMVMREEERRNTAYHESGHAVVAKLLPKADPVHKVTIMPRGWALGLTWQLPEFDRISNYKDKMLEEISILFGGRIAEEVFVNQMSTGASNDFERATKLARDMVTKYGMSDSMGTMVYAGSEQDSFFGSMSSKTVSEATQQKVDAEIRRILDEQYAIARKLIEDNRDKVEAMTAALMEFETIDADQINDIMAGIPVRQPKPRQAPIKPTDSGSAGSSVTPKPQPTAKKQ; from the coding sequence GTGAATAATATCGCAAAAAATATTGCTATTTGGATAGCGGTGGCATTAATACTAATGACTGTTTTTCAGCAGTTTGGTAGCCCTAACAAGGCAGGGTCGCAAATTGTCTATTCCCAATTTATGGAAAATGTGAAAAAAGGACAAGTCCAAAAGGTGCAGATTGATGGTCGTGTTATTCATGGCACAACTCGCGATAATACGCCTTTCAGTACCTATGCGCCTAATGACTTGTGGATGGTGAGTGATTTACTTAAATACAATGTAGAAGTTGAGGCGAAAGCTGAAGAAAAGCGCTCAGTATTGTTAGAAATTCTTATGTCATGGTTTCCTATGATATTGTTAATTGGTGTTTGGATTTTTTTCATGCGCCAGATGCAAGGTGGCGGCAAAGGTGGCGGACCCTTTTCATTTGGTAAGAGCAAAGCAAGGCAACTAGATGAAAGCAATAATCAAACAACGTTTGCAGATGTTGCTGGCTGTGACGAAGCAAAAGAAGAAGTCACTGAGCTAGTTGAGTTTTTGCGCGATCCTAGTAAGTTCCAAAAGCTAGGTGGCCGTATCCCACGTGGTGTTTTAATGGTGGGTCCACCCGGTACAGGTAAAACCTTATTAGCGCGTGCAATTGCTGGCGAGGCTAAAGTCCCTTTCTTTACGATCTCTGGATCAGATTTTGTTGAAATGTTTGTTGGTGTGGGTGCATCACGTGTGCGTGACATGTTTGAAACCGCAAAGAAAAATTCCCCCTGTATTATATTCATTGATGAGATTGATGCGGTAGGTCGCAGTCGTGGATCTGGCACAGGCGGTGGTAATGATGAGCGCGAACAAACACTCAATCAATTATTGGTTGAAATGGATGGCTTTGAGGCAAGTTCTGGTGTAATTGTTATCGCGGCAACAAACCGTGCAGATGTGCTAGACAAAGCATTACTTCGTCCTGGACGTTTCGATCGTCAAGTGATGGTTGGTTTGCCTGACATCAAAGGACGTGAGCAAATTCTATTAGTGCACATGCGTAAAGTACCAATTGATCCTGATGTAAAAGCCGATATTTTGGCAAGAGGTACGCCTGGCATGAGTGGTGCAGACTTAGCCAATCTTGTGAATGAAGCTGCTTTGTTTGCTGCGCGACGCAATAAGCGTACGGTCGATATGCAAGATTTTGAAGATGCGAAAGATAAAATCTTTATGGGACCAGAGCGTAAATCGATGGTCATGCGTGAAGAAGAGCGCCGTAACACGGCTTATCATGAATCAGGACATGCTGTGGTTGCCAAATTACTGCCTAAAGCAGATCCAGTGCATAAGGTGACTATTATGCCACGCGGCTGGGCATTGGGATTAACATGGCAATTGCCAGAATTTGATCGTATCAGCAACTACAAAGACAAAATGTTAGAAGAGATTTCTATCTTATTTGGCGGGCGTATTGCTGAAGAGGTGTTTGTGAATCAAATGTCAACAGGCGCATCTAATGACTTTGAACGCGCCACCAAATTGGCGCGTGATATGGTCACTAAATATGGAATGAGTGATTCCATGGGCACTATGGTTTACGCGGGAAGTGAGCAAGATTCGTTCTTTGGTAGCATGAGCTCTAAAACAGTTTCTGAGGCTACACAACAAAAAGTGGACGCAGAAATTAGACGTATTTTAGATGAGCAATATGCAATAGCGCGTAAATTAATTGAAGATAACCGTGACAAAGTTGAGGCGATGACAGCTGCTTTAATGGAATTTGAAACGATTGACGCTGATCAAATTAATGACATTATGGCTGGTATTCCAGTACGCCAACCTAAGCCAAGACAAGCGCCAATAAAGCCGACTGACAGTGGCAGCGCGGGATCATCGGTTACGCCAAAACCACAGCCAACGGCAAAAAAACAATAA
- the folP gene encoding dihydropteroate synthase → MMLHCGQFKLDLTRPRVMGILNVTPDSFSDGGHYSQTATAIQHALSLIEEGVDILDIGGESTRPNAVPVSLQQELDRVIPVIEGLVAQQINIPISIDTYKPEVMRAAINAGASIVNDVRALQEDGALSVVANAQVGVCLMHMQGNPQTMQDNPTYNNVVQDVSDFLSLRVAACLAVGITKNRLMIDPGFGFGKTRAHNIALIQQLDALMQLELPLLVGLSRKSVLGQVTGAHVEARLYASVAAAVIAVLKGANIVRVHDVKATVEALKVVAAIAE, encoded by the coding sequence ATGATGCTGCATTGTGGACAATTTAAGTTAGATCTAACCAGGCCTCGTGTCATGGGGATTCTTAACGTGACGCCAGATTCTTTTTCTGATGGTGGTCATTACTCTCAAACTGCTACTGCGATACAACATGCGCTTAGCTTAATAGAAGAGGGTGTTGATATCTTAGATATTGGCGGAGAGTCGACGCGGCCTAACGCAGTGCCAGTAAGCTTACAGCAAGAGTTAGACCGTGTCATTCCCGTGATAGAGGGATTGGTTGCACAACAGATCAACATTCCTATCTCAATTGATACGTATAAACCTGAGGTGATGCGTGCCGCCATTAATGCGGGTGCCAGTATTGTGAATGACGTCAGAGCGTTACAAGAAGATGGTGCTTTAAGCGTGGTGGCAAATGCGCAAGTGGGCGTATGTCTAATGCATATGCAAGGCAACCCACAAACGATGCAAGATAATCCAACTTATAACAATGTGGTGCAAGATGTCAGTGACTTTTTATCATTGCGTGTAGCTGCTTGTCTAGCAGTTGGCATCACTAAAAATAGACTCATGATTGATCCTGGTTTCGGTTTTGGTAAAACGCGTGCGCATAACATTGCCCTGATACAACAACTGGATGCTTTAATGCAATTAGAATTGCCGCTTTTAGTTGGGTTGTCACGCAAATCAGTGTTGGGTCAAGTAACTGGCGCTCATGTTGAAGCGCGCTTGTATGCAAGTGTTGCTGCTGCTGTGATTGCTGTACTGAAAGGCGCTAACATAGTGCGGGTGCATGATGTAAAGGCAACGGTTGAGGCGCTAAAAGTAGTTGCAGCCATTGCAGAATGA
- the glmM gene encoding phosphoglucosamine mutase codes for MVKKYFGTDGIRGKVGEHPITPEFVMRLGYAAGRVFVGLQGGNLAKGAHPTVLIGKDSRISGYMLEAALEAGLTAAGVNAMLTGPMPTPAIAYLTRALRAQAGIVISASHNPYDDNGIKFFSSEGEKLGDEIEHAIEAELDKPMQVMESAKLGKAKRIDDAAGRYIEFCKSTFPNDMDLRGLTIVLDCAHGATYHVAPPVFHELGAEVIAIGNAPDGLNINLNVGSTHPQALQKAVVAHQADLGIAFDGDGDRVLMVDANGQLLDGDQLLYIIALGLYARGKLKGGVAGTLMTNLALEHALQKHQIPFDRAKVGDRYVLELLKEKNWQLGGENSGHILTLDKHTSGDAIIAALQVLHALKRSGKTLSQMGEALQLYPQVLINVTTKAKLDLQLPEIQLAVKEVESELKDAGRVLLRASGTEPKIRVMVEGQNAALVQQLAERIAKVVEALSQ; via the coding sequence ATGGTAAAAAAATATTTTGGCACTGATGGCATTCGCGGAAAAGTAGGCGAGCATCCGATTACACCAGAATTTGTAATGCGTTTGGGTTATGCAGCAGGACGGGTATTCGTGGGCTTGCAAGGGGGTAATTTGGCTAAAGGGGCACACCCAACCGTCTTAATTGGTAAAGACTCACGTATTTCAGGCTATATGCTAGAGGCGGCTTTGGAAGCAGGCCTAACCGCCGCTGGCGTGAACGCCATGTTAACAGGGCCCATGCCAACGCCGGCAATTGCTTATTTAACACGTGCTCTTCGTGCGCAGGCAGGTATCGTCATCTCTGCTTCACATAATCCTTATGATGATAATGGCATTAAGTTTTTTTCTAGCGAGGGCGAAAAGTTAGGTGACGAAATCGAGCATGCGATTGAAGCTGAGCTTGATAAGCCGATGCAGGTGATGGAGTCTGCTAAATTAGGTAAAGCAAAACGCATTGATGATGCTGCTGGTCGTTATATTGAGTTTTGCAAAAGCACTTTTCCCAATGATATGGATTTACGTGGCTTAACCATTGTGCTCGACTGTGCTCATGGAGCGACTTATCATGTTGCGCCACCAGTATTTCATGAGCTTGGCGCTGAAGTGATTGCTATTGGCAATGCGCCTGATGGCTTGAATATTAATTTAAATGTTGGTTCTACCCATCCACAAGCCCTACAAAAAGCGGTCGTTGCGCATCAAGCTGATCTGGGCATTGCATTCGACGGTGATGGTGACCGCGTGTTGATGGTTGATGCCAATGGACAATTATTAGATGGCGATCAGTTACTCTATATTATTGCTTTGGGATTATATGCTAGAGGCAAGCTAAAAGGCGGTGTCGCTGGTACGCTCATGACTAACCTGGCGTTGGAGCATGCGCTACAAAAACACCAAATTCCATTTGATCGTGCCAAGGTTGGTGATCGTTATGTATTGGAATTATTAAAAGAAAAAAATTGGCAATTGGGGGGTGAGAACTCTGGCCATATTTTAACCTTGGATAAACACACCAGTGGCGATGCGATTATTGCGGCATTACAAGTGCTGCATGCGTTGAAACGAAGTGGAAAAACGTTGTCGCAAATGGGTGAAGCATTGCAGTTGTATCCTCAAGTGTTAATTAACGTGACCACAAAAGCTAAGCTGGATTTGCAGCTACCTGAGATTCAGTTAGCGGTTAAAGAGGTGGAAAGTGAATTAAAAGATGCGGGTCGCGTATTATTGCGCGCTTCTGGAACAGAGCCAAAAATTCGTGTCATGGTTGAAGGCCAGAATGCAGCATTAGTACAACAGTTAGCAGAGCGTATTGCTAAAGTGGTCGAAGCGCTGAGCCAATAA